One region of Microbacterium sp. M28 genomic DNA includes:
- a CDS encoding CarD family transcriptional regulator: MLFEVGETVVYPHHGAATIIEVKDRIIKGETKKYLKLNVTQGDLIIEVPAENVDLVGVRDVIGKEGLDHVFEVLRAPFTEEPTNWSRRYKANLEKLASGDVIKVSEVVRDLWRRDQDRGLSAGEKRMLAKARQILISELALAEKIDEDKAGALLDEVLAS, translated from the coding sequence ATGCTTTTTGAGGTTGGCGAGACCGTCGTCTATCCGCACCACGGAGCCGCGACGATCATCGAGGTCAAGGACCGTATCATCAAGGGCGAGACGAAGAAGTATCTGAAGCTCAACGTCACGCAGGGGGATCTGATCATCGAGGTCCCCGCCGAGAACGTCGACCTCGTCGGGGTCCGCGACGTGATCGGCAAAGAGGGGCTCGACCACGTGTTCGAGGTGCTGCGCGCCCCGTTCACCGAGGAGCCGACCAACTGGTCGCGCCGCTACAAGGCGAACCTCGAGAAGCTCGCTTCCGGCGACGTGATCAAGGTCAGCGAGGTCGTGCGCGACCTGTGGCGCCGCGATCAGGACCGCGGCCTGTCCGCGGGGGAGAAGCGCATGCTCGCCAAGGCGCGTCAGATCCTCATCTCCGAGCTCGCGCTCGCCGAGAAGATCGACGAGGACAAGGCGGGCGCACTCCTCGACGAAGTGCTCGCCTCCTGA
- the ispD gene encoding 2-C-methyl-D-erythritol 4-phosphate cytidylyltransferase codes for MTVLPVPDTALIVVAAGSGTRLGAGAPKALVGIDERSILRHALDGVFAAAPMQVIVVAPAGFEGEAESELLAAAGDRVDLGRVVTGGETRQLSVAAGLGALWGDVTRVLVHDAARALTPPSQIDGVARAVGADTGAIPVLAVVDTLKRVDETSIVEAVDRAELAAAQTPQGFPRLPLEAAYATALASGTEYTDDAALFAAAGHRVRHIRGSERAFKITTPADLERARHLLSGATAAAPVPIIPVVGIGTDVHAFGGDGDLRLAGLEWPGEPALSGHSDGDAVAHAIVDALLGAAGLGDIGQLFGTSHPEYAGAHADVFLARTLDLVTDAGWRIGNVAVQFQGNRPRFSARRIEAEQALSDALGGARVTVSATTTDGLGFSGRGEGISVTAIALLVPAS; via the coding sequence GTGACTGTGCTGCCCGTACCCGACACCGCCCTCATCGTCGTCGCCGCGGGATCCGGCACACGCCTCGGCGCGGGAGCGCCCAAGGCGCTGGTCGGCATCGACGAGCGCTCGATCCTGCGCCACGCACTGGACGGCGTCTTCGCGGCCGCGCCGATGCAGGTGATCGTGGTCGCGCCTGCCGGGTTCGAGGGCGAAGCCGAGAGCGAGCTGCTCGCCGCCGCAGGCGATCGCGTCGACCTCGGCAGAGTGGTCACGGGTGGCGAGACCCGACAGCTCTCCGTCGCGGCGGGTCTCGGGGCGCTGTGGGGCGATGTCACCCGCGTGCTGGTGCACGACGCTGCGCGTGCTTTGACGCCGCCGTCCCAGATCGATGGGGTCGCGCGCGCGGTCGGCGCTGACACCGGGGCGATCCCCGTGCTGGCGGTCGTCGACACGCTCAAGCGCGTCGACGAGACGTCGATCGTCGAGGCGGTGGACCGTGCGGAGCTCGCGGCAGCGCAGACGCCGCAGGGGTTTCCCCGGCTGCCGCTCGAGGCCGCCTACGCGACGGCGCTCGCCTCCGGGACCGAGTACACCGATGATGCCGCGCTCTTCGCAGCGGCAGGCCATCGGGTGCGTCACATCCGCGGATCGGAGCGCGCCTTCAAGATCACGACCCCGGCGGATCTCGAGCGCGCTCGGCATCTGCTGAGCGGCGCGACGGCCGCGGCACCCGTCCCGATCATCCCAGTGGTCGGGATCGGAACCGACGTGCACGCGTTCGGCGGCGACGGCGATCTCCGACTCGCGGGGCTGGAGTGGCCGGGGGAGCCGGCCCTGTCCGGGCATTCCGACGGCGACGCCGTCGCGCATGCGATCGTCGACGCCCTGTTGGGCGCGGCCGGTCTGGGCGACATCGGACAGCTCTTCGGAACCTCGCATCCGGAGTACGCCGGAGCGCACGCCGACGTGTTCCTGGCCCGCACGCTGGACCTGGTCACCGATGCCGGCTGGCGGATCGGGAACGTCGCCGTGCAGTTCCAGGGCAATCGTCCGCGGTTCAGCGCGCGGCGGATCGAGGCCGAGCAGGCGCTGTCGGATGCGCTCGGGGGAGCGCGCGTGACGGTCTCCGCGACGACCACGGACGGGCTCGGCTTCTCCGGTCGTGGCGAGGGCATCTCGGTCACGGCGATCGCGCTCCTCGTCCCGGCATCCTGA
- a CDS encoding DNA modification methylase has translation MKSRLVASVVLSAVVLTGATGCTFITPQASTIAYSASDGVNVGDSSGPVAIRNAMIIADESGELGNLVAAFINPTDEDLVVSVELPGLDPVEIDVPAGATVSLGADEEPLLLDSAESDEDLTFAPGSTVKVFFQSGDGTGAAVNVPVLDGALPYYSDLVPQPVEEEIVLDDEVTVPTETPVPTETPHDSGSEEH, from the coding sequence GTGAAATCGCGCCTTGTTGCGTCTGTCGTTCTCAGCGCTGTCGTGCTGACGGGTGCGACGGGGTGCACCTTCATCACCCCCCAGGCGAGCACCATCGCCTACTCCGCTTCCGACGGCGTGAACGTCGGAGACTCCTCCGGCCCCGTCGCGATCCGCAACGCGATGATCATCGCCGACGAGAGCGGTGAGCTGGGCAACCTGGTCGCCGCGTTCATCAACCCGACTGACGAGGACCTCGTCGTGTCGGTCGAGCTCCCGGGCCTCGACCCCGTCGAGATCGATGTCCCCGCCGGCGCGACGGTGAGCCTCGGCGCCGACGAGGAGCCGCTGCTGCTCGACAGCGCCGAATCCGATGAGGATCTGACGTTCGCTCCCGGATCGACGGTCAAGGTCTTCTTCCAGTCCGGCGACGGGACCGGCGCCGCCGTCAACGTGCCCGTCCTGGACGGCGCCCTGCCCTACTACTCCGACCTCGTGCCGCAGCCCGTCGAGGAGGAGATCGTCCTCGACGACGAGGTCACCGTCCCCACCGAGACGCCGGTTCCCACCGAGACTCCGCACGACTCCGGCTCCGAAGAGCACTGA